From Longimicrobium sp., one genomic window encodes:
- a CDS encoding DUF5985 family protein — protein MATLVYVLCALTSAACAALLLRGYFRGRVRLLLWVGLCFVGLALNNVLLFVDVRIAPDVDLSLWRSLPALAGLLVLVYGLVWETR, from the coding sequence ATGGCGACCCTCGTCTACGTGCTCTGCGCGCTGACCAGCGCGGCGTGCGCGGCGCTGCTGCTGCGCGGGTACTTCCGCGGCCGCGTGCGGCTGCTGCTGTGGGTGGGGCTGTGCTTCGTGGGGCTGGCGCTGAACAACGTGCTGCTGTTCGTCGACGTGCGGATCGCGCCGGACGTGGACCTGTCGCTCTGGCGCTCGCTTCCCGCGCTGGCGGGGCTGCTGGTCCTGGTCTACGGGCTGGTATGGGAGACGCGCTGA